Part of the Octopus bimaculoides isolate UCB-OBI-ISO-001 chromosome 18, ASM119413v2, whole genome shotgun sequence genome is shown below.
atgcaccaaacgACTATATGAGAGAATCACTCAAGGATAATGACATAGTATTCGGTGTTCTAAAAAGCATTCACGTTAAGGTGGATGTAAAGATTACTTTTTGGTACTAATACTGTTTTCGTCGCTAAtaatatgtgaaggcacatggctcagtggttagagcgaaGGGTTTTTACTCGCGAGgtttgagttcgattcccggattggtctgtgtgttgtgttcttgagcaagacactatttcacgttgctccagttcactcagctgtagaaatgaatagCGTCACCACCGGTTCCCAGCTGTATAgaccagtgctccgcaaccggtatccgcggcacactggtgtgctaCGAGACGATgttaggtgtgccgcagtgtaacccgAATATAATTTTGTTCCTTATacttttagtaatatttttagttcaggtgtgccaccaaattttgaaaagaatataagtgcacCGCAACTGAAATGCCGCGGCACGCTGGTGTGCTACGAGACGaagctaggtgtgccgcagtgtcacctgaatataattttgttccctatacttttaattatatttttaattcaagtgtgtcgccgaattttgaaaagaataagaaTGTGCCGCAACTGAAAtgccgcggcacactggtgtgctaCATGACGATGCTAGATGTGCCTGAATACAATTGTGTTCCCTATACTtctagttatatttttaattcaggcgtgccaccgaattttgaaaagaataaaagtgcgCCGCAAGTgaaaggttgcggagcactggtaTAGACCCCCTACTTTTCCctcggataacatcggtggcatggagaggtgggactggtatgcatgggtgactgctggtcttcgaCAAataactttgcctggacttgtgcctcggagaggaacgttctaggtgcaatcccatggtcattcgtgaccgaaggagTTCTTTAcactatacacaaacataaaaacccAATGAAAAACTTACAGCTCTTATATCCAGATTTTCACCTGTACAAATCATCATAGAAAAACTGCGCTATGTAAAAACTTATTTGCCTTGAATCCTTGTATTTTTGAAGTTCTTCAAGAAAGAACCAGCCAAAATGATTCACATTCTTCAATTGAAAGTATGGCAAAACTTTGTAAAACATTCCTGGGATTCTCCATTTGAGATTGCCTGGgttaaacacaggcacaaaaacaatcacatgcatacaaaagaacacacacacacacacacacgcacacacacatacacacgtaagcaGTAATGGAGCATACACATACCTGTGCTAAAGTGAGATACCTTCGCACTAAATGACTGCAAGCTTACCTATACAATTATGCTTATATGCTCATCATGGCTTATTCAGTTGGCCACGACCCTACCGACGAGACAGGCTTAAACAAAAGGCAATTGTTACTATTTCTGAAAGGAAAAACACTGAAATAAACGCTAATGAAaacttgcgcgcgcacacacacacacacacacacacacacacacacacNNNNNNNNNNNNNNNNNNNNNNNNNNNNNNNNNNNNNNNNNNNNNNNNNNNNNNNNNNNNNNNNNNNNNNNNNNNNNNNNNNNNNNNNNNNNNNNNNNNNNNNNNNNNNNNNNNNNNNNNNNNNNNNNNNNNNNNNNNNNNNNNNNNNNNNNNNNNNNNNNNNNNNNNNNNNNNNNNNNNNNNNNNNNNNNNNNNNNNNNNNNNNNNNNNNNNNNNNNNNNNNNNNNNNNNNNNNNNNNNNNNNNNNNNNNNNNNNNNNNNNNNNNNNNNNNNNNNNNNNNNNNNNNNNNNNNNNNNNNNNNNNNNNNNNNNNNNNNNNNNNNNNNNNNNNNNNNNNNtatacatacatacatacatgaatgcatacatacatgaatgcatacatacatacatacatacatacatacatacatacatacatacgtacatgcatgcatgcatgcatacatacatacatacatacatacatacatacatacatacatacaggtcaATCTAAAAAGAGTCTTTATGAAACTGCAGATCATTTTTGACTTccccttatatgtgtgtgtgtgtgtgtgtgtgtgtgtgtgtgtgtgtgtgcatgtgttagtgggtgcatgaatatatacatacacatacacacacactcgcagacacacacatgcacatatatacatatacattgcatatcctttaagttcgtttTCAGTGCGCAAATAAAAGCTCCTATGTTAATATGTCGGTTACGGCTTAGCGATTCCAACTTCCAACTGCCGTTTTAAGGGATCGCAACGAGCTatgctgatataataataataataataataataataataataataataatatatatatatatgtatgtatgtatgtatgtatatatatgcatatatatatatatgtatatatatatatatatatatatatatatatatatatatatatatatatatatNNNNNNNNNNNNNNNNNNNNNNNNatatttatttatacacacacacatacacatatatatgcacatatatatatatatatatatatatatatacatacatgcgtagatatatatatatatatatatatatgatatttacgaCGTAATCtatgatgaaagaaatatgagaaagatatagcatataattttttttttgtgcagggattccttgagacatgtaattcattttaagggttacacaagggCAAAAAGGTTGAGAAATACTGCTTTAGACCTTAAATGTTTTAAGTATATGTTTGCGGTTTCGTTGAGCTCAgtgttttctttcacttttagaTAACCCAATTGCTTTTTAGATGTCTGGTGAAAAGAAAGCTCAAAGTCGCGGACTGAGCGGGAAGTGTACATTTTTTGGTATCATGATCCAGTTCTTCTGTGGGTTTTGGTGGTTGATTTTTAAGGAAATGATGGATATGAGTATCTGCTTGATGTACCAGTGTGGGTTTCAGATCAATATAGTGAGATCAATATATTGTTTGAGATCAATATAATGATATGAGAACATTGTGTAGTTTGacctttacttatttttttgaagGTTAACATCTTCAGTTTTATTAACAACGTATTTTTTCAGGAAGAAaagattgatttcaaattttgacagcaATTTCGGGacggggataagtcgattacattgaccccagtgcataactggtacttagtttttcGACTTCGAAAGGGGTGAAAGACAAAATTTaacccggtgtgttaacgattcttcaGATCAACGCCTTAAAAGAAGACACAATATCAAAAGtataaaaagattaaattacCGAGAAACCGCCCCACCCCCGCCGCCTTAACTATCTcaccaaaaaaaataaagaaaaacaacaaaagcgtGGGGTGGGGGATTATGCAACAGAAGATGGTGGTGTTACGTCGGTAACGGATTGCAGAGCTCAGAACAAATGACGAATTTAGTTGCTCCTTGCGGACATGATTGTAAAAGCGCTGCCTTTGAATGATACTCGACTTGCAAAGGCGCTACCTTTGAATGACCAAATGACCAGCAACACACACTGCAGCAGACCCACCCCGCCTCGCGGTGCTCGTTTCTCAGAGGAGGTTATTTATTCTCAACACTGTTTTACTCTAAACGCCGTTTTATTCTCAACGCCGTTTTATCCCCAACCCCGTTTTTACTGCTTTTAATTGCGACAAACATTTGTCATTTCATAGATTTATCAAAAGATGATGGTTTTTACGTTATTTCCTTATTTGGTAGTTTGATGctgagtgaaggcgcgtggcttggtAGTTAGGGTATTCTGCTCacggtcgtaaggtcgtgagttcaattcctggagacgcattgtgtccttgagcaagacacttcatttcacgttgcctcaGTTCATTCAGCTAGCAAAACTgcattgtacctgtatttcaaaggcccagctttatcacattctgtgtcatgctgaatctccctgagaactacattaagggtacgcatgtctgtggagtactcagccacttgcatgttaattttacgagtaggctgttccgttgatgagggtcaactggaaccctcgttgtcgtaaccgacggagtgccatttaaGTTTGATGCCGAGACTTTAGCGTTAGTTCTAAGGGGTTTGGGTGTGTTTGCGGATGTATCTAGTTCTTATTAACAACTTTATCTACCACTGATATTAATTAGGGTCGTATTTCTATGTTACTTGGGAtccttttattttacttgtaaacTATGTTATTTAGAtccttttataattatttgtttgcCTGCCTCCActacaatattttttcttgtgactttgaaatgttaaatttaaaaaagaaccTTGATTTCAATTCTTGATAGAATTCTCTCCATTGAATGATTCTCGAAATTTCTAATGACTTTTCAGTTTTCTTCATTCAATGGACGTGATCTGGTGGTCACCCTGACCACTAGATCACATCCATTGAATGAAAAAAAGCAGAAATGTCTTTAGAAACTTCGAAAAACATTCAATGGAAGGATCAAAGGTTGAATTCCTCCGTCTTGCGGCGCATTCTGTCCTTTATTGCATTGCTACAGTCCACCAAGCTGTCACGAGGCACTAGTaaagccctctctctctctctctctctctctctctctctctctctctcNNNNNNNNNNNNNNNNNNNNNNNNNNNNNNNNNNNNNNNNNNNNNNNNNNNNNNNNNNNNNNNNNNNNNNNNNNNNNNNNNNNNNNNNNNNNNNNNNNNNNNNNNNNNNNNNNNNNNNNNNNNNNNNNNNNNNNNNNNNNNNNNNNNNNNNNNNNNNNNNNgagagagagagagagagagagagagagagagagagaggggggagagagagaaagagagagagagagaggcactaAAATAATTGGCAAAAGCATGGTATATGTTAAGTAAACTTTAATAACTCGCAAGTGACGGTCGGTTGTACTGTACCGTACTGTATTTCAGACTTCGTCACTAATATTCCAATGTGCACTATCTTGCAGACTTAGTAATTACGCAGAGACTTCCTTGCCAGTTCGTCATGGGAGGTGTTAAACAAGTTGTCGCGTTAGGCCTGGTTTTCTCGGTTTTCGACTGCAAAAATTACGATCGTTTAGAAAAGCgctttcagttttaaaaatattccatCTCCAACTAGTTGTAATCCGATactagaaatattttctgttccACCTGTAATCTATTTACTCTGTCTCAAATGAACCAACCGTGCACTTTTAGATTCCTGTTAAAATACACTTTTACCAAAATATTACTAAAgctgtttattttatgtttcaccACCAAactgcttatatgtatgtatgtatgtatgtatgtatgtatgtatgtacgtgcgcacgcacgtatgtatacatgcttgcttgtgtgtatgtatgtatgacgtttgtatgtatagtgtgcgaaggtgtgtgtaatatttatacatacacacatacatgtatgcatttacatatataagatttataaaatatatattatacatatttaatatgtatgtttatgtgcataaaaCACTCatccacactcacaaacatatacacacacatatatacagatgggATTGCATGACTGAGCAGCTCGCTTCATAACTACGGGGTTTCAGGCTCAACCTCCGCGTGTGACACCTGAGGCAAGTGACTTTTACCAATGCCTTTCTAATGAAATTGGCAGGTAAAAGAAATAGGATGGGTTTGTTGTTTGCATTGTTACATATTTCGATATTGCATCATGGCCTTCGTCAGTAGCCTTACTACGCCTGAATAACACTTAACCAAGCCAAGGCTTCGTAAAGGATTTCCAGTTCTTGAAGTTtctgtgacacacagacacacacaaataaatgcttgtatgtatttatatgtatttatgcatgtatatatgcatgtatttattggtATAACATCACCTTTTGTTTCCTAGTGAAGAGACGAAAAAACAATTCTCTGAACTTCTTGAAATTATGCATGACCCCATCTTAGTTCTGTATCACCTCTACCTTATAGACATTAAACATGCCTTTAAAATTACCTTAGTTATATACGAATTATGATGTTTTATACGACAACGTAGTGCATATACCCTGAGATATATACAACGTTCTTGTTTATCGTTTGTGTATATTATTAAGCCAACTGTGTAAGTCAGAGGCCTCTAATTATCCCCTTAAATGTAGCTGTTTAGATCTGATTCTAAGTTACGGTTGATGTATCTTCTCTGTTTGTTTGGTGTAGTGTTGAACAAGCTACTTGCTAGCCACAGCTATAAAAGGCTGGTTATCCGAGTAGCTCTGCATTGAGTTACGTGCCGAAGGGATCATACTGAAGAGAACAATTCTTTGAATAGATTACATGGTTTCGTAATCATAAGTTTTCTACCATATCTGGTTTGCATCTAATGAATCTTGCATTGTTGCCCTCCCATCTCACCTCTTTTCAGATTTGCTTAGCTGAGCTGTCTCGTGAAATGATTAAACTGATGCTCTTACGGAAATTAATTTTTCTGTCTTGTCAAAACTtgtaagcacacgcacacacacacacacacacacacacacacacacacaNNNNNNNNNNNNNNNNNNNNNNNNNNNNNNNNNNNNNNNNNNNNNNNNNNNNNNNNNNNNNNNNNNNNNNNNNNNNNNNNNNNNNNNNNNNNNNNNNNNNNNNNNNNNNNNNNNNNNNNNNNNNNNNNNNNNNNNNNNNNNNNNNNNNNNNNNNNNNNNNNNNNNNNNNNNNNNNNNNNNNNNNNNNNNNNNNNNNNNNNNNNNNNNNNNNNNNNNTATATAAGAGACACTGGGGGTGCGAGGGTATTTGAGGACACTTAATTATCAGTCTATTATTTTCTTCCAAGCAATTaaaatgcttttattcttttcagatcCCCCCTGGAAGATAGAACGCTAACACAAGATATGAAAGGACATGCAGCCATTGTTAGCATATGTATGAAAGTCAAAGATTTAGAAATTGCCAACTTTCTTAATGCCGCAAGAGCTTTTGTAGAGAAAGTTCGGAACGAACTACGAGCCACTGGCGGTAATGTTTCAACTGTAACAacgagaaaaatatcaaaaatgcatTCTAGACATTCGGCCTCGCAATTCACCCAACGGGTTCGAAACATCATCGATGGTCATCTTGAAAAATCAATGAGGGCTAACGCCAAAAGACTGTCAGAGTGCACTTTCAGAACTGTGCTGCACGAATCCTATGTACTAAGAAGAGGCCCAAGTGATGCCTATAAAGATACACGAAAACCATTTGATCCGTGCGAAGCTGTTACTTAAAATGGTTAAAAAATCCTTCACGAATATGGCCTGATTTGAGTCTTTGATGAGAATAACTTCAACCAAGACTAAAAATCTAACAGGAAAATGATACCTGGTTATGTGTAGATCCTTCTGATGTCGCCATAGTGATTCGCACTGTTTCCAGTAACTGTAATGGTTTTAGGAATTGTGAGTAACAAAGATCATATCATGCTACTACATATCTTTCCACCGGGTCTTAAAATAGCTGTTGCTGGATACTATTATTGAACCATGGATGGATGAATTTCAGAGCAGAAGGCCATACGTGTTTCAACAAGACTAACTATCTTCTCACAAAGCACACGTAACCCAAGAGTGgatttcaaacaatttttagGATTATGTGTCGTTAAACTTGTGGCCTACAAACTGGCTAGATTTAAATTCAGTTAACTACAATGTTTGGAACGTTGTTGAAAGTGAGAGTAATTGATATCCTGACAATAACATAGCTTCATTGAAGTCTGCCTTTGTCCAGGTGATGTCTGAAATAAATAAGGACCATTTAGTATAGGCATGTCAACGATTCCAGTCCCGTGTTGAAGCAGTCATCGAAGCTGAAGGCGGATCCATAGAAATGATCTTATAAGCTTATCGAAAACAAGAGCACAAACTTTTATTAAAATACCATTGATTTTTACAAGACGAAAGTTGCTCTATTAAATTACCACACATATCCTCAAATACCTCTCGCACCCCGTTTTGCTGTCGGTTCTTCAGGCAGTATCGACTGGATAAGATGAACAGACCACTTCCCCAAAACGGTAAATAGTTCAACAATGAACAGCTGAATGATGAGCACCTATGATTAACTGAACGTCTGTTTGCATCGTGATTTGTACAGGCTTAAGCCATGACACATTAGAAAAAAATGCATGGAACTGTAAAGGCAGTTAATAGTTAAGGACTGACGTGGAAATGCCATTGCCCGTCTTTGAAATCATTACTTTTAGAGTGGGAAATGGATTGTGGCGGGTGAGTAGCGGATCATTAACTGCATGGTAGTCACGGCTCGGGGGAGATAAATTGTGAATTGAGGCATGTTTATAATTGATGAAAtcatgaaatgatgaaatgagaTGGCGTACAAAGAGGaagttttttttctacatttaaaCATTAGTTGGGTCGCTGTAAGTGTTGTAAAGATCCTGGTATAGCTGAAGATGAAGTGAACTGAGTTATGTTTATATCTTGTGAGATAATGTATGAGGAAATATGAGGTTGTTTGCCAGGACGACTTCACCATTGAAAAACTTTCATAAACGGAGTACCGTAGTGGCCACTCGCTACAACACAAAACAACGTAATACGAGCTGCCTCATACGAAGTTCATGCTACATAATTCCAGATGCCAAATACAAACTCTAAAGGGAAAATTATATCAGTGACAttatattagaatataaaaaagTTCGGCATAAAACTTCATAATGCAAAATTTCAGTAAATAAAATTTCGggataaaaaatttcaaaatacaagTCTTCGGAATATAaaatttctgtctactgaattccACTCAAAAGTGTTTGGTGGCCCCGAATGCATGGCTGAAAGTACTTCACTCGCTGAAGGTTTCTCGCAGTAAAGTCAAACCCGAAATCGGGTAGTTGCAAAGCGAAaacaacgacgacagcaacaattATTGTTTAATTTGATAATGTTTTTGTCATTAATTAACCTGTGCTTCACTGTCTAATTTACCaatgtttaaacatttttatgaagAAGAATGCGACCATTGATCAACCACGTTACGTCGCAATTATTCCAGTTTACCAGTTGACCatgttttgttttacaatttcaGAAGCCATCATCTGTTGCTATCCCAGACGTCATCGCCATACTTCACGGAGCAACCACTAATACCGAGCGTTACCGACTATACATCCCCGTTTTCGAAGGATTATCATTCATCGGAGTTTTCCACTTTGTCCCCTCTTCCATCTCCGTCACAACCATCcccaaaaccatcatcatcaacacggTCATCTACATTTTTTCCCTCGCATTCATCTACATCATCTGCTAGAGGATGTGCAACTTCCACATCGTCGACAGCCACAACATATTCGAGGTCCACAACAGTTGATAAAAAACCGGAAGCAGAACCAAAGCAAAGTCGATTTCTTCCAGTCATATCCAAAGAAAAAAGAGCCGAAatgaatattgtaatatttaaccAAATCGCTGAGATCACTCAGTATTTGTATCTTTGTGCTGCTGCAGCAGTGTCTCGAGAGAAGGTTCGCTCACTTCAAATCACTCATATCATAAACTGCACCCTCGATGTTCCGAACTTCAAAGGTGAAAATGTTGCATGCGTCAATATCCAGGTAGATGATTCTTCTCGGGCACACCTCGGCATTTACTTTGATCGTTGTGCTGACATGATTCGTCAAGCCAGTTTGAAAAATGGTAAAGTTCTGGTCCATTGTGTGGCTGGAGTTAGTCGGTCGGCTAGTCTTTGTATTGCCTATTTAATGAAGTACGAAAGGATGAGCTTACTGCAAGCTTACAAATTTGTAAAGAGGAAACGATATGTGATTCATCCGAACGTTGGATTTTGGCAGCAACTGATTGAGTATGAAAAACGGATCTTCGGTCGAGCAACTGTGAAAAT
Proteins encoded:
- the LOC106877776 gene encoding dual specificity protein phosphatase 14, with amino-acid sequence MSADMNFIRSHHLLLSQTSSPYFTEQPLIPSVTDYTSPFSKDYHSSEFSTLSPLPSPSQPSPKPSSSTRSSTFFPSHSSTSSARGCATSTSSTATTYSRSTTVDKKPEAEPKQSRFLPVISKEKRAEMNIVIFNQIAEITQYLYLCAAAAVSREKVRSLQITHIINCTLDVPNFKGENVACVNIQVDDSSRAHLGIYFDRCADMIRQASLKNGKVLVHCVAGVSRSASLCIAYLMKYERMSLLQAYKFVKRKRYVIHPNVGFWQQLIEYEKRIFGRATVKMVYSNVGMVPEVYIDEENELLRLQQNSRHR